AGCTAGTCACCATCAACATATCAGGTCTGCGCTTCGAAACGCAACTTAAAACGCTTGCGAGGTACCCGAACACATTGTTAGGAGACCCCATTAAAAGGATGAGGTTCTTCGACCCACTGAGGAATGAGTTCTTCTTCGACAGGAACAGACCGAGCTTTGATGCGATCCTGTATTATTACCAATCAGGCGGAAGACTTCGAAGACCCATCAACGTGCCAGTTGACATGTTCCTAGATGAAATCAAATTTTACGAGATTGGTGATGATGTCATCAAACATTTTCAAGAGGATGAAGGTTTGCTGAAAGAAGACGAACGTCCCTTGCCATCCAATGAGTTTAAGCGTCAAATCTGGCTGTTGTTTGAGCATCCTGACAGCTCGGGTGCAGCTAGAATTATTGCTATCGTTTCAGTAATGGTCATCCTGATATCCATTATAATCTTCTGTATAGAAACTTTGCCAGAGTTTAGAGAAGATGATCGGGTGTTCGATAATCACCTTCCGGCAAACAGTACAACTTCTGTACAAAGATTAAGCGCATACACGGACCCATTCTTCTTATTGGAGACTATTTGTATTGTTTGGTTTTGCTTTGAGCTGTTTATAAGGTTTCTTGCTTGCCCAAGCAAGCCCACCTTCTTCAAAGACATCATGAACACCATAGACATTGTTGCCATTATGCCATATTTCATTACTCTGAGTTTAGAACTTGGTGAGGTGCAGTCAAACCAACAACAGACCACATCTCTCGCCATACTGAGAGTCATCCGCTTGGTACGCGTCTTTAGGATATTCAAACTTTCAAGGCACTCCAAGGGTCTGCAGATTCTTGGTCAGACCCTACGAGCAAGCATGCGAGAACTCGGACTACTGATTTTTTTCCTCATCATCGGCATTATATTGTTCTCCAGTGCAGTTTACTTCGCCGAAGCGGATGACCCAGAAACTTCTTTTACTAGTATCCCTGATGCATTCTGGTGGGCAGTTGTTTCAATGACTACTGTTGGATATGGTGACATGTACCCGGTCACAATTGGGGGCAAAATTGTTGGATCAATGTGTGCCATAGCAGGAGTTCTTACCATTGCCCTTCCTGTACCAGTAATCGTGTcgaattttaattacttttatcaCAGAGAGCACAACGAGGCGGATCAAGTGGAATATACACATGTAACCTGTGGCCGCTCGCTGCCTATGCAGTGTGACAGAAATAAAAGTGACAGTAAATCCTCTCTCATGATATCAGAGCATTCAAATGATGATGCCTGTACAATATCAAGCATATTAAATTTCGGGCCATCAGAGGACTACA
The DNA window shown above is from Danio rerio strain Tuebingen ecotype United States chromosome 25, GRCz12tu, whole genome shotgun sequence and carries:
- the kcna6a gene encoding potassium voltage-gated channel subfamily A member 6a, translated to MSRENQDDGVDHVALLQDICEMEQSDQECCELVTINISGLRFETQLKTLARYPNTLLGDPIKRMRFFDPLRNEFFFDRNRPSFDAILYYYQSGGRLRRPINVPVDMFLDEIKFYEIGDDVIKHFQEDEGLLKEDERPLPSNEFKRQIWLLFEHPDSSGAARIIAIVSVMVILISIIIFCIETLPEFREDDRVFDNHLPANSTTSVQRLSAYTDPFFLLETICIVWFCFELFIRFLACPSKPTFFKDIMNTIDIVAIMPYFITLSLELGEVQSNQQQTTSLAILRVIRLVRVFRIFKLSRHSKGLQILGQTLRASMRELGLLIFFLIIGIILFSSAVYFAEADDPETSFTSIPDAFWWAVVSMTTVGYGDMYPVTIGGKIVGSMCAIAGVLTIALPVPVIVSNFNYFYHREHNEADQVEYTHVTCGRSLPMQCDRNKSDSKSSLMISEHSNDDACTISSILNFGPSEDYTGKLTDV